A single genomic interval of Macaca nemestrina isolate mMacNem1 chromosome 14, mMacNem.hap1, whole genome shotgun sequence harbors:
- the LOC139358282 gene encoding LOW QUALITY PROTEIN: uncharacterized protein (The sequence of the model RefSeq protein was modified relative to this genomic sequence to represent the inferred CDS: inserted 1 base in 1 codon) gives MRGAFPCGQNQGVLVNSSERCQALARLPRPGLRTRLGAEGCGAPPGTSPSLMYSGHRVRGEGPPLSWAGVGVDAAPSAGTTLAVLWGRDHAPVPRDGPRPLTLPFIHRLLQGHLQALGLHLSEWDVFKVQPPASRVPGTASVPPGTLMALPGTDRPPQNRHRALWNSLGAPWHSLGAPWRRHGAPWNRHXPPQNRHGAPWNMLGAPWNSLCSPWNSFGALWSRHGALWNSLGALWDRLALPGMATSPRPSCAALGTCPYVVSVQLCQQGQPHKRPQLSPPQRAPLLGHWISFFAGGVLAPVLAQPRCLDTCPRHPGHRGGHPCLWPLGPCPRKQPGLGLSF, from the exons atgagaggcGCCTTCCCCTGTGGGCAGAACCAGGGAG TCCTTGTAAACAGCAGTGAGCGCTGTCAGGCCCTGGCCCGGCTGCCTCGCCCTGGGCTGCGGACCCGCC TGGGTGCTGAGGGCTGTGGGGCACCTCCAGGCACATCGCCTTCCCTGATGTATTCAGGTCACCGTGTCCGGGGGGAGGGGCCGCCTCTGAGCTGGGCGGGGGTTGGCGTGGATGCGGCCCCCTCAGCAGGCACAACCCTGGCTGTCCTGTGGGGCCGTGACCACGCACCTGTCCCTCGGGACGGGCCCAGACCCCTCACCCTTCCGTTCATCCACCGCCTCCTCCAAGGCCATCTGCAGGCCCTGGGCCTGCACCTCT CAGAGTGGGATGTCTTCAAAGTGCAACCCCCAGCTAGCAGGGTCCCTGGAACAGCCTCAGTGCCCCCTGGAACACTAATGGCCCTCCCTGGAACAGACAGGCCCCCCCAGAACAGACACAGAGCCCTCTGGAATAGCCTCGGCGCCCCCTGGCACAGCCTCGGCGCTCCCTGGAGGAGACACGGTGCCCCCTGGAACAGAC GGCCCCCCCAGAACAGACACGGCGCCCCCTGGAATATGCTCGGTGCCCCCTGGAACAGCCTG TGCTCCCCCTGGAACAGCTTTGGCGCCCTTTGGAGCCGACACGGTGCCCTCTGGAACAGCCTCGGCGCTCTCTGGGACAGGCTGGCGCTTCCTGGAATGGCCACATCCCCCCGTCCCTCCTGTGCCGCTTTAGGCACCTGCCCTTATGTGGTCAGTGTCCAGCTCTGTCAACAAGGCCAGCCCCACAAGAGGCCCCAGCTCAGCCCTCCCCAGCGGGCTCCTCTACTCGGGCACTGGATCAGCTTCTTCGCGGGAGGTGTCCTGGCCCCCGTGCTGGCCCAGCCTCGCTGTCTGGACACCTGTCCGCGCCACCCTGGTCACCGAGGAGGACATCCGTGTCTGTGGCCCCTGGGACCCTGCCCCCGAAAACAGCCAGGCCTGGGTTTGTCCTTTTAG